CTTCATTTAATTCCCCTGAGCCTATAGACAAGATAGAGTACTTGAATTTAGAAAGAAAAGACCTGATTGCTTCAGAGGACCCCAAAACTTTGCTCTTAATAATGAATGAAAAATGTGTTGGATTGTTTGATTCAGCTATTGATAAGTCATCTTTGAAGTCAAAACCCTCTTGTAAATTTTGAGTTTGAGACTTATAGTGCTCTTGAGCTTCATTTTTATTTGCAAAAGAGAAAAATCTAGTTCCAGGAATAGGTAGTTGATCAAATCCAGCAATAGTTGCTGGGGTTGCAGGAATCAATTTAGACAGTTTTTCTTTTCTCTCTCCTTGAATAGTTTTGAGCTTACAGAAGATTTTTTCCCCAGCAATATAGTCTCCCGAATTTAAAGTTCCCCTGATAGTGATAATCTCTGCAACAGGGCCAAGCCCCTTTTCAATTCGAGATTCTAATATTATCCCTATTGCCGGAGGCTCTAAGGTAGTACAGTAATTTTCTAATTCTGAAATAACAATAATGGTTTCTAATAATTCAGGAATACCTAAACCCGATCTGGCAGATCCCTTGACCAAAACAACATCCCCTCCATATTCTTCCAACTCTATTCCTTCTTGAGTCAAGGACTCCTTAAGAGCTCCTAGGCCCCCCTCCCCTCGGTCAATCTTGTTGACAAAAATAATTAACTTTAAGTTATTTTTCTTAAAGTATTGAATTACCTCTTTAGTTTGGGATTGAACGCCATCTTCTATGGAAATTACTAGGACAATAATGTCTGCAATTACACCCCCAAGTTCTCTTAACTTTTGAAAAATTTCGTGACCTGGGGTGTCTAAAAATGTAATGTAGTTATCCTTCATTTTCACCTGATAAGAAGAAATATGTTGAGTTATATTTGAGTATTCACTTTCAGCAACATTAGTTTTTCTTATTTGGTCAAGCAAAGTAGTTTTTCCGTGATTTACATGACCCATAACAGCAACCACTGGATATTTTTTAACTCACTCTTTTCCACTATTTTCTTTTGCCAAAAGCTCTTCAAAATAGAGATTTTCTCTGTGAGCCTGTTCAGCCTTTATGAACTTAAATCCAAATTCTTCACATAATTCTCTACAATATTTTTCGTCTAATCAAGAATTGATTTGCATTTCAATCCCCCTTAAGAAGAAATATTTGATAATTTCTACAACTGGTATTTTTGTTTGATTGGAGAAAAACTTAACAGAAACTGCCTTGTTGTTGTATTGAAAACTTTCCATTAACTATCTAAGTCTTTCGCCCCCTTTCCCAATTAAATAGAAAAATTAAAAGTTTATCTAGCTATTTGGATTATTTGTTTCTTCTTCAAATTTGAATTTATGAGATTTATAAAGTCTTCCCGCAACATCTGAAGTCTTAGAATCTCAATTCTCATCTATAGGTGTATATTCAATTCTTTCTTCCTTAGCTTCCTGAATTGTTTTAAGGAAAATCTTTCAACCAGTAAGCATTGAAACTAATTTCACATTAATACCTCTTCTACCAATAGCTAACAATAGATTTTCCAAAGTAGTAACAAGAAGAATTGAATTTTCTACTTCAACTTCCGGTTCTAGAATTTTGTAACCCAATATTTGAGCTCCGGCAAACCCATTAACAATATTTCTTATTGGATCTGAATTTCAAAGAATTACATCAATTCTTTCGTTTAATAGTTGAGATGAAACTATCTTTAATCTATTTCCCCTTGGACCTATACAACAACCAACAGGGTCTATGTTGTTGTTTTTGGTACTAACTAGTATCTTACTTTTAATTCCAGAAATTCTAGAAATGGCCTTAATTTCTACTAAACCATCATGAATTTCTGAGATATGTTTTTTCATCAAATATCTAACTATCTCGGGACTAGTTCTGGATAACAAAATTGGATGTCCTGCAGATTCCTCTAGAACATCTTTTATTTGAAATTGATAGATCTTACCTGGAACCAATCTTTCGTAAATCCTGTAACCAGAATTTGAAAGAGTTTGAACAAAGTCAATTCTGTGAACTACTCCTCTAGTGTTATCCATAACATTATTGGGGTCAATTAAAGAAACCACAGCTTCCTTAGGAAGCTTTTCTTTGGTTTCAAATACTTTTTCAACCATTCCCTCAAAAACTTCTCCCTTTCTTTCAATTCACTTGTCATAAATTTTTTTATTTGCAGTTTCAAGAGTTAACTTTTGAAACTGAAATAAGATGTTTTTAACTATTCTGGTATCTAGTTGATTCAATTGAATTTCCTCTAAATAAATATCCCCCTCTTTAAATTCTTTTTGTTCTTTTTTAGTTAGAGCAGATGCCGGAATAAAACAGCTATCATCTTCCATTCCTTCTCCATAAAAGTAGTTATCACTAACTACTTTTAGTTCTTTTCACAACCCTATAGTGCATTTTTCTAAATTGATCTCAGCTCTTAGCTTACTTTCATCATTTTCTTTTTCAAAAACATACTTAAAAGCCTCTTCCAAGAATGAGGCTATTTTAGAAGTACTTATGGCATATTGAGCAGACAGTTTGGACACTGCATCCAAAAAGTGTTTTTGGTTAATAGCTAATCTACCTTTTGCCATTTAATTAATCATTAATTATTTTTAATTTTTTACCAGAAACTCTCTCCAAAAAATTATGAACTACTTGTTCTTTATTTTTGCTGTAAAACACATCAAAAGAAACGCAAAACTCATACAAAGAAAGATAAATAATAGTCACTAATCCAAAGAACATAACAAGACCTAGAGCGACATACATAGGAGCATCAGATTTTGTCTTAAAAGCAACTACCCACAAAAATAAATAACAACTGAATAATATGAATGAAGTTAATAATCCAGATTGAAAATATTTCATTCTGGTTGGCTTAATGCACTCTTTACAAGGAGCATTTTCCTTAAAAGATTTATAAACATAAGTAAAGAAAAAAGTTAGAAAAATAGGAGTGCTGGCACTTAGAGTTGCTCAACTTTCTTTGCAGTCTCAGCCCGAGATTATACTTTTACTTTTCAAGGCTACAACAATTGCTAATGTAATAGCCGGAGCAAAAATGCTGATTGCCAAATAATATCAATATTTGTGTTTTCATCTAAGTACTAGTTGTTGGGATCTGTTACTCCCAAGTTGTTCTGTTGGCTGTTCGACTGACTGTTGAATTTTTTA
Above is a window of Mycoplasma ovis str. Michigan DNA encoding:
- the infB gene encoding translation initiation factor IF-2, yielding MESFQYNNKAVSVKFFSNQTKIPVVEIIKYFFLRGIEMQINSWLDEKYCRELCEEFGFKFIKAEQAHRENLYFEELLAKENSGKEWVKKYPVVAVMGHVNHGKTTLLDQIRKTNVAESEYSNITQHISSYQVKMKDNYITFLDTPGHEIFQKLRELGGVIADIIVLVISIEDGVQSQTKEVIQYFKKNNLKLIIFVNKIDRGEGGLGALKESLTQEGIELEEYGGDVVLVKGSARSGLGIPELLETIIVISELENYCTTLEPPAIGIILESRIEKGLGPVAEIITIRGTLNSGDYIAGEKIFCKLKTIQGERKEKLSKLIPATPATIAGFDQLPIPGTRFFSFANKNEAQEHYKSQTQNLQEGFDFKDDLSIAESNNPTHFSFIIKSKVLGSSEAIRSFLSKFKYSILSIGSGELNEADLKEASVKKAIIINFEQKIPKKLESQIEFLNIPIWSIRSVYELEERILDHKEKNRIIERVEKVVGRCKVIRLWTHSKIGTIAGCSVIFGSIKIENKVKLIREGNLLTKTSIKSFKTENFEIKEAKEGQECGIVLHNWNNIELDDVIESFEVTERKI
- a CDS encoding NusA N-terminal domain-containing protein, which encodes MAKGRLAINQKHFLDAVSKLSAQYAISTSKIASFLEEAFKYVFEKENDESKLRAEINLEKCTIGLWKELKVVSDNYFYGEGMEDDSCFIPASALTKKEQKEFKEGDIYLEEIQLNQLDTRIVKNILFQFQKLTLETANKKIYDKWIERKGEVFEGMVEKVFETKEKLPKEAVVSLIDPNNVMDNTRGVVHRIDFVQTLSNSGYRIYERLVPGKIYQFQIKDVLEESAGHPILLSRTSPEIVRYLMKKHISEIHDGLVEIKAISRISGIKSKILVSTKNNNIDPVGCCIGPRGNRLKIVSSQLLNERIDVILWNSDPIRNIVNGFAGAQILGYKILEPEVEVENSILLVTTLENLLLAIGRRGINVKLVSMLTGWKIFLKTIQEAKEERIEYTPIDENWDSKTSDVAGRLYKSHKFKFEEETNNPNS